Proteins encoded within one genomic window of Candidatus Stygibacter australis:
- the rsmH gene encoding 16S rRNA (cytosine(1402)-N(4))-methyltransferase RsmH has product MSNYHIPVLLNESIKAMNLKPGSVAVDCTLGGGSHSKAILEHEPDLKLFSFDQDIDAINQCSYLKKEYGDRITIIQDNFVNLRTRLALEEIKSIDAILFDLGISSHQIDTPVRGFSYMREGRLDMRMNQSGELTAETIVNEYSCNELTRIFREYGEERESYQIAKAICNYRKDNHLTTTSELASIIDRSTRSKLKIKARTRIFQALRILINQELETLKSALKDAVNILNPGGRIVVITYSSLEDRITKKYFVFEQLSCICHPSIPRCLCNKQKRLEVHPDITPSEGDKDNVRARSARLRYATRI; this is encoded by the coding sequence ATGTCGAATTACCACATACCAGTCCTGCTGAATGAAAGTATAAAGGCAATGAACCTTAAGCCTGGCAGCGTGGCAGTTGATTGCACGCTGGGTGGAGGGTCGCATTCCAAAGCAATTCTGGAGCATGAACCTGATTTGAAGCTGTTCAGTTTTGATCAGGATATTGATGCAATCAATCAATGTTCATATCTTAAAAAGGAGTATGGTGACCGGATCACTATAATCCAGGATAATTTTGTTAATCTGCGAACAAGACTTGCACTTGAGGAAATCAAATCAATAGACGCTATTTTATTTGATTTAGGTATTTCGAGCCATCAAATTGATACGCCCGTACGCGGATTTAGTTATATGAGAGAAGGCAGACTGGATATGCGAATGAACCAGTCTGGTGAATTGACAGCAGAGACGATAGTAAATGAATATAGTTGTAATGAACTAACCAGGATATTCAGGGAATATGGTGAAGAGCGAGAGAGCTACCAGATAGCAAAGGCAATATGTAATTATAGAAAAGATAATCATTTGACCACAACATCCGAATTAGCGTCCATTATAGACAGATCGACGCGTTCAAAACTAAAGATCAAAGCCCGGACAAGAATATTTCAAGCTTTACGAATACTGATAAATCAAGAGCTTGAAACCCTTAAGTCCGCTCTCAAGGATGCGGTCAATATCCTAAACCCGGGTGGCAGAATAGTAGTGATAACTTATAGTAGTTTAGAAGATCGTATCACAAAGAAATATTTTGTATTTGAGCAATTATCATGCATTTGTCACCCGTCAATACCCCGGTGCCTATGCAATAAGCAAAAAAGGTTGGAAGTTCATCCTGATATCACACCTTCAGAAGGGGATAAAGATAATGTTAGAGCCCGTTCTGCCAGGTTGCGATATGCTACTCGAATCTAA
- the murF gene encoding UDP-N-acetylmuramoyl-tripeptide--D-alanyl-D-alanine ligase → MAELKKGRLITIIGAGGNRDTTKRPLMLQAGLQNSDLVIVTTDNPRDEEPLEIIKDIVKTSSNKSAIWIKEDRKSAIMDALFISQSDDIILITGKGHETFQEINGVKYPFNERDVIKEYYQKYLQKQNYDLYFDEIMLEFVCNNTITRKNNNKISHIITDTRKLRNNALFIPLQGVNFDGHNYLSSALEERSNLALCANNIDFDHPRVIKVADPLSCYGNLARIYRLLFSVKLIGITGSTGKTSVKEYLYNLLSEQGNTIKTHSNENNYIGVPKTLFKLDGSTKYGIIELGTNHFGEIKWLTGISLPEIAIITNIGASHLEFLENEEGVFREKIEIYSEGAKIRVFPGDDPKFIMQTGEDFGIKPERKYRIHGIYQTNNGYSFKINEQKFLIAAQAEFQVTNAAIAIVAAMSMGLTPEIIRQGISKTLNLPLRMEILEYGKQYIIADCYNANPQSMKAALKHWKREQPGKNHVVILGSMLELGGNSHHLHSEVGKFLANSENCLMISVGAEAINYGFEYHFDNVESLQRSGLIDKIPDNSVILLKGSHSIHLEKLLKKYNPDGVLG, encoded by the coding sequence ATGGCAGAACTTAAAAAGGGTAGATTGATCACGATAATAGGAGCTGGGGGAAACAGAGACACTACAAAGCGTCCCTTAATGCTTCAAGCAGGTCTGCAAAATTCTGATCTAGTGATCGTAACAACTGATAACCCAAGAGATGAAGAACCTTTAGAGATAATAAAGGACATAGTTAAAACAAGTTCAAATAAATCTGCAATCTGGATCAAAGAAGATAGAAAATCAGCCATAATGGACGCATTATTTATAAGTCAATCCGATGATATAATCCTGATCACTGGTAAAGGGCACGAAACATTCCAGGAAATTAATGGAGTAAAGTATCCTTTTAACGAAAGAGATGTAATCAAGGAATATTATCAGAAATACTTACAAAAGCAAAATTATGATCTGTATTTTGATGAGATAATGCTTGAATTTGTCTGCAATAATACAATTACCCGTAAAAACAATAATAAAATATCCCATATAATCACAGACACACGGAAACTACGCAATAATGCTTTGTTTATACCTTTGCAGGGAGTTAATTTTGATGGACATAATTATCTATCCTCAGCACTGGAAGAAAGAAGCAATCTGGCTTTATGTGCCAATAATATTGATTTTGATCATCCGCGTGTGATCAAAGTTGCTGATCCCTTATCCTGCTATGGTAACCTGGCCAGGATTTACCGTTTATTATTCAGCGTAAAACTGATTGGCATTACAGGATCAACAGGAAAAACCAGCGTGAAGGAATATCTTTATAACCTGCTATCTGAACAGGGAAACACAATTAAAACACATTCTAATGAAAACAACTATATAGGTGTTCCCAAAACATTATTCAAACTTGATGGATCTACAAAATATGGAATAATTGAACTGGGTACTAATCATTTTGGTGAGATTAAATGGCTTACTGGTATTAGCTTACCTGAAATTGCTATTATCACAAATATAGGTGCATCCCATCTTGAATTTCTGGAAAACGAAGAGGGAGTATTTCGCGAGAAAATTGAAATTTATTCAGAGGGTGCAAAAATCAGAGTGTTTCCTGGTGATGATCCAAAATTCATTATGCAGACTGGAGAAGATTTTGGTATTAAACCTGAAAGAAAATATCGCATTCACGGAATATATCAGACTAATAATGGTTACTCTTTCAAAATAAATGAGCAAAAATTTCTGATCGCTGCTCAGGCAGAATTTCAGGTTACGAATGCAGCTATTGCTATCGTAGCTGCCATGAGTATGGGATTAACCCCAGAAATAATTCGCCAGGGTATCAGTAAAACCCTGAATCTTCCTTTGAGAATGGAGATTTTGGAATATGGCAAGCAATATATCATTGCTGATTGTTATAACGCTAACCCTCAGTCGATGAAAGCAGCCTTAAAGCACTGGAAAAGGGAGCAACCTGGTAAAAACCATGTAGTAATTCTGGGCTCTATGCTGGAACTGGGGGGAAACTCACATCATTTACATTCTGAAGTTGGAAAATTTCTTGCAAATAGCGAGAATTGTTTAATGATATCTGTAGGTGCAGAAGCAATAAATTATGGCTTTGAATATCATTTTGACAATGTTGAATCATTACAAAGAAGTGGTTTAATCGATAAAATCCCTGATAATTCAGTGATTTTATTGAAAGGTTCGCACAGTATTCATCTGGAGAAATTATTAAAGAAATATAATCCTGATGGTGTGTTAGGATAA
- a CDS encoding UDP-N-acetylmuramoyl-L-alanyl-D-glutamate--2,6-diaminopimelate ligase gives MPSYVKINEVTALLKQHNLLVSISTIDSGQKFSGIAIDSRKAKKGDIFICLSGYVTDGHLYADSAVLNGATLIVAERPVNAEGDIILVKNSRLAAAYLSRLFYHIDDDKMKLVGVTGTNGKSTTAYLGYQLARLAGKNAGFIGTIGYFINDKHYPTSLTTPDIIDQCKILSQMQQSEIEIVFMEVSSHALALHRLAGLKFSAAMFLNLSQDHLDFHDNMDEYFKCKSQLFSQLKPEGISLINTDDNFGKKLWNTISGNKYSLSYYDGDISYIINKLTAGMSEYTLTINDIDYHVKSGLNGDFNIQNLSFALASIMLLYPKIQKEEIIKNTMNLKAVPGRLEKVKNPENKIIIIDYAHTPEAIEKSAAPWQNLKRVD, from the coding sequence ATGCCATCTTACGTTAAAATAAATGAAGTAACTGCCCTATTAAAACAACATAACCTGCTTGTTTCAATATCAACTATTGATTCAGGACAAAAATTTTCAGGAATTGCAATTGATTCCCGAAAAGCAAAAAAGGGAGATATTTTTATTTGCCTGAGCGGTTACGTTACAGATGGTCATCTTTACGCGGATTCAGCAGTATTAAATGGTGCTACATTGATAGTAGCAGAAAGACCAGTAAATGCTGAAGGTGATATAATCCTGGTTAAAAACAGCCGACTGGCAGCAGCATATCTCAGCAGATTATTTTATCATATCGATGATGATAAGATGAAGCTTGTAGGTGTGACCGGTACAAATGGCAAATCTACAACTGCCTATCTTGGATATCAATTAGCCAGATTAGCAGGGAAAAATGCAGGATTCATTGGTACCATTGGCTATTTTATTAATGATAAACATTACCCAACCTCACTTACTACGCCTGATATCATCGATCAGTGCAAGATCTTAAGTCAAATGCAGCAATCTGAAATTGAAATCGTTTTTATGGAAGTGTCATCACATGCACTGGCATTACATAGATTAGCAGGCTTAAAATTTTCTGCTGCCATGTTTCTAAATCTCAGTCAAGATCATCTTGATTTTCATGATAATATGGATGAATATTTTAAATGCAAATCTCAGCTATTTTCACAATTAAAACCTGAGGGGATTTCACTTATAAATACAGATGATAATTTTGGAAAGAAGCTTTGGAATACAATTTCTGGAAACAAATATTCTTTATCTTATTATGATGGTGATATATCATATATAATAAATAAGTTAACAGCAGGCATGTCAGAATATACTTTAACTATAAATGATATTGATTATCATGTTAAATCCGGTTTAAATGGTGATTTTAATATTCAAAATCTCAGCTTCGCTCTTGCCAGTATTATGTTGCTATATCCAAAGATACAAAAAGAAGAAATTATTAAGAATACAATGAACCTGAAAGCAGTACCTGGAAGACTTGAGAAAGTTAAAAATCCAGAAAACAAGATAATCATAATTGATTATGCTCATACACCGGAAGCGATAGAAAAGTCTGCAGCACCATGGCAGAACTTAAAAAGGGTAGATTGA
- a CDS encoding penicillin-binding transpeptidase domain-containing protein, protein MDSRLKIFQILMYLILVYIVFHLIVITLFDPFELSEEIDTRHKISKLQKYYHRGNIYDRNGNLLVTTQYYYQLDLDKGLIHKVLKDTKKEGEVYNLISEVFSSVTGRDKGWISERINSTGISSIFLADKLQITEIKAIKTQVSAIVDQNPEFEISNDKLMESLHATRLSEKRVYPYQDLAPRLLGLAMADTSQIISPDEQGERGHRFKHLKGRCGIERTFENLLSGENGWQEVIKDALGDKVLKPSLKSRTPIHGQDVYLTINVRYQEILEEKLHEGLLKYKAKNAMGVIMDVHTGEILALAGEQENDHNESTATLRSYSNLPVSYCMEPGSTMKPITALLALEDNLYSENELIDCSPLVFDYGYTKRTIRDHELMGKLPLEGVIVHSSNPGISRVAILVGKEKLWNRYNDMGLGRQTLSEIYGESKGIFRNPEDWSEYSLCSIAFGQEISLNMLHMAVIYASFANQGNILQPQILSYSKNQFGQTSNKMEPKIFRRISQPAHIKTIQRYLRNVVKEGTATATDLDYIEISGKTGTSEIITKDINGKIETRHNSLFAGYLPSNDPRIVIVVAFDRCIEDKNKYYFASQSAVPTFREVVKNILLLKDCDLVTSTTSYQEEIAILPNLIGLKKQDAVKILKDMEIDYSFINNSSGGIISDQYPPANIKFSRRQQVKLALAQPGEIITDKKLMPDFKGLSLRAALELARTRFITLTANGNGVVVDQSIKPQTEISLEDGCHLTLK, encoded by the coding sequence ATGGATAGCCGGTTGAAAATATTTCAGATACTAATGTATCTGATCCTGGTTTACATAGTATTCCACCTCATAGTAATCACCTTATTTGATCCTTTTGAGCTTAGCGAAGAGATTGATACACGACATAAGATTTCAAAGTTACAAAAATATTACCATCGTGGAAATATTTATGACAGGAATGGTAATTTACTTGTAACCACCCAATATTATTATCAGTTAGACCTTGATAAGGGGTTAATTCATAAGGTGTTAAAAGATACTAAGAAGGAAGGGGAAGTATATAACCTGATCAGTGAAGTATTCTCTAGCGTGACAGGAAGAGATAAAGGATGGATATCAGAAAGGATCAATTCCACTGGGATCAGCAGTATATTCCTGGCTGATAAACTGCAGATAACGGAGATCAAAGCAATCAAGACACAGGTATCAGCGATAGTTGATCAAAATCCTGAATTTGAGATAAGTAACGATAAACTGATGGAATCACTGCATGCAACAAGGTTGTCGGAAAAACGAGTATATCCCTATCAGGATCTTGCTCCGCGATTGCTGGGACTGGCTATGGCAGACACAAGTCAAATCATCAGTCCCGACGAACAGGGAGAACGGGGACACAGGTTCAAACATCTCAAGGGACGCTGTGGAATTGAGCGTACTTTTGAGAATTTACTAAGCGGTGAAAATGGTTGGCAAGAAGTAATTAAAGATGCTTTAGGTGATAAAGTACTTAAACCTTCTCTTAAATCGCGAACCCCTATTCATGGACAGGATGTATATTTGACAATCAATGTTCGTTATCAGGAAATTCTGGAAGAGAAATTACATGAAGGATTATTGAAATACAAGGCTAAAAATGCCATGGGCGTGATCATGGATGTGCATACTGGAGAGATACTGGCATTAGCAGGTGAGCAGGAAAATGATCATAATGAATCAACAGCTACTTTAAGGTCTTATTCCAATTTACCAGTATCATACTGCATGGAACCGGGATCTACGATGAAACCGATCACAGCACTTCTTGCTCTGGAAGATAATCTATATTCGGAGAACGAACTGATAGATTGCAGTCCTCTGGTTTTTGATTATGGTTATACTAAAAGAACAATTCGTGATCATGAACTCATGGGTAAATTGCCTTTGGAAGGTGTAATAGTACATTCCAGTAACCCTGGGATAAGCCGCGTGGCAATCTTAGTGGGAAAAGAGAAGCTCTGGAATAGATATAATGACATGGGTTTAGGACGACAGACTCTATCAGAAATTTATGGTGAATCCAAGGGAATATTCAGAAATCCTGAAGATTGGAGTGAGTATAGTCTTTGCTCTATTGCTTTTGGACAGGAAATATCACTTAATATGCTTCATATGGCAGTAATATATGCATCCTTTGCCAATCAAGGTAATATTTTGCAACCTCAGATATTATCCTATAGTAAAAATCAGTTTGGCCAGACAAGCAATAAGATGGAACCTAAGATATTTCGCAGGATATCTCAACCAGCTCACATTAAAACAATTCAGAGATATCTTCGAAATGTAGTTAAGGAAGGAACAGCAACTGCGACGGATCTGGACTATATTGAAATCAGCGGTAAAACCGGAACATCAGAGATTATAACCAAGGATATTAACGGCAAGATAGAGACCAGACATAACTCCTTATTTGCTGGATATTTACCAAGTAATGATCCTCGTATTGTGATCGTAGTGGCATTTGATCGCTGTATTGAAGATAAAAATAAATATTACTTTGCCTCTCAATCTGCTGTACCCACCTTTAGAGAAGTGGTTAAGAATATTCTGCTGCTTAAGGATTGTGATTTGGTAACCAGCACTACTTCATATCAAGAAGAGATAGCAATTCTGCCTAATTTAATTGGACTTAAGAAACAGGATGCAGTGAAGATATTAAAGGATATGGAAATAGATTATTCATTTATTAATAATAGTTCAGGTGGGATCATCTCAGATCAATACCCTCCAGCAAATATCAAATTCAGCCGGCGCCAGCAAGTCAAATTAGCCTTAGCCCAGCCAGGTGAGATCATTACAGATAAAAAGCTGATGCCTGACTTTAAGGGCTTGAGTTTAAGAGCTGCACTGGAATTAGCCAGAACACGTTTTATCACTCTCACAGCGAACGGTAATGGTGTAGTCGTGGATCAATCTATAAAACCACAAACAGAAATATCACTGGAGGATGGATGCCATCTTACGTTAAAATAA